The Halostagnicola larsenii XH-48 region AGCGCGGTCGGCGAAGAACTCGACGAGGTCGCGGTGGCGCTCCTCGTCGTCGGAGTCGATCTGCAAGAGGTCGGTGATCAGCTGATCGCCCGAGTTGTAGCGAAGCCAGAACGCGGCGTAGTCGAGCGCCTCGCTCAGGTCCTGCAGTCGATCCTCGTCGTAGCCCTCCTCGTCCGCGAGCGCGAGGTAGTCGTCCATCGCGTCGGCTTTCGAGCGATCCGAGAGGCCGGCGACGGCCGGGATGTGTCGAAGCTCCTCAGTAAGCTCCGGGAAGATCATCCGCGCGAGTTCGACACAGAGCATCCCCGTCGTTATCCGATAATCCTCGTCGTGGAGGTACGGATTGACGTGGGCGTCGAGCAACTCACCGACTGCGTCTGGATCCGGATGGTGGTGATCGATCGCAACGATCGGAATGTCGTAGTGGGCGAGCGTCTCGTAGGCGGGAACGTCTTCGGCCGTCGAGCCGTTGTCGAGCATCAACAAGAGCGGAAGCTGTTGGCCGTGTTTCTCCCGATCCTCGAGCGCGAAGTTCAGATCTCGCGTCGCGTCTTCCATCTCGTAGAACGGCGCTTTCGCGGGGAGGCGTTTGACCAGGTGCTGTGGCGCGTTGTCGTCCTCGTGGACCTCGGCGATAAAGCGCTCGAGAGCGATCTGGACGGGAACGGCGGCGCACATCCCGTCGCCGTCGGCGTGGTGGCGGACGCGGATCGGCCGACCTTCGAGAACGGTTCGGCGAAGCCGCGTGGCGACTTCCTCCAAGTTCGGTCGCAGTTTCTCGAACGCGGGCCAGTCGATGAGCGGCTCGACGTCGTGTGGCTGGGCCCGCTCTTCGAGTGCGGCCTCGAGTCGTTCGCGTGCTTCGGCTTCGATCTCGTCGTCGAGTGTCGTGAGGCCGTCGACCTCGATCTGGACGCTACCCTCGTGGCGCTCTGGGCTGCCGGTGACGCGAACGACGTCGCCGACCTCGACCGATGGATAGGCTCGAACGCCCGCTTCCTCGAACGCGGCGCAGGGAACGACGCCGTACTCATCGGTCACGTGGAAAATCGTCGGGCCGCCGGTCTGTTTGACCTGTACGACCTCTCCTTCGAGGTGGATCTGGTCGCCGACGTTCGCCTCGAGCCGATTGGTTCCGGTGAGCGTGTAGTCGTGAGAGACCGTCTCGAGCGTGTAGTTCTCGAGATCGGACGGTTCGAAGGCGATGTCGCCGTTCTCGCGAACGCTCTCGAGTTCGACGACGAGTTCGTCGCCGACGCGGTAGGTGCCATCGAGGACGGACTCGTGGACGAGTCCCGAGACGGAATCGGAAACGTCGACGAAGACGCCGTAATCGACGATGCCGTTAATTTCGGCGAGATATGGGCTTCCTTCTTCGAGATCGTCAGCGGTGCAATCAGCAGCAAGATCGTATACGACGGAATCTCCGTCGTCGTCGCCGGGGCCCCCGGCAGACTCGCGTGTCATCTTGCTCCGGTATTTGAGATGGGCGCGTATAACCCTTGTCAAGACGCGATACGAACAGCAGATCGCGGTCGAACTGCCGACTCGAGTTCGAATGGAACTCTCGGAATCTCCGGTAACGCTATTTCTATCGACGATTTCTCGATCGAAAAGATTCGGCGATTCGGATCGCACGGATTCGGTAAACTCTATCGAGCGCGCCGCTGTGGTTACCGCCGCTGTGCGTCGACGGTTGCGACGGCCGCGAGGTTGACGATGTCCGTTACTTCGTCGTCGCGCTGGAGGACGTGGACCGGCTTGTCCATACCGACGAGCATCGGTCCGATCGCCTCCGCGCCGCCCAGTCGCTGGAGCAGCTTATAACAGATGTTACCCGCCTCGAGGTTCGGAAAGACGAGCACGTTGGCCGGCTTCTCGAGGACTGAAAACTCGTAGGTATCGGTTAGCATGTCTTCGACGACCGCGGTATCCGCCTGCATCTCGCCGTCGACCGGGAACTCCACGTCGGGGTCGTTTCGTAACAGTTCGGCGGCTCGGCGCGGCTTTCGCGTGCCGTCGTTGTCCACGCTTCCGAAGTCGGAGTACGACAGCAAGGCGGCGCGAGGCTCGACGTTGAACCGTTCGGCGAGCGAGGCCGTGTGTCTGGTGACCTCGGCCAGCACCGCTTCGTCCGGGTTCTGGTTGACCGTCGCGTCGGCGAGGAAGACGACCCGGTTTTTGAACGCCAGCAAATAGACGCCAGCCGCGTAGTCGGCGTCCTCGGCGGTCCCGATGACCTGCAACGGCGGACGAAGCGCCGACGGGTAGTGGTGGGTCAGTCCCGTCAGCATGGCGTCGGCGTCGCCGCTTTCGACCATGGCGGAGGCGAAGTAGTTACTCTCTCGAATCATCTCCTCGGCCTCGGTTCGGGTGACGCCCTTTCGCTTTCGGCCGTCGTACAGCGTTTCGACGTAGCGATCGTACGACCCACTGCTCGGATCCGCGACGTCGGGATCGAACTCGAGGCCGAGGTTCGCGGCGGTCGATCTGATCTCGTCTTCGTCGCCGATTAACACCGGATCGGCGATCCCTCGTTCGGCGATCTGGAAAGCGGCTCGAATGATCTTCTCGTGGCCGCCCTCCGCGAGCGCGAGTCGCTTCGGATCGTTCTGGGCTTTGTTGAGCACGATCCGCATCATCTCCCGAGACTTTCCGAGTCGGGCCTCGAGTCGCTCGACGTACGCCTCAAGATCGATGTTGGTCCGGGCTGCGCCGGTTTCCATCGCGGCCTCGGCGACCGCGGGGGCGACCTCGAACAGAACGCGCGGGTCGAGCGGCTTGGGGATGATGTACTCGGGGCCGAACTGGAGCGGCTGATCGCCGTAGGCTTTGCGGACGGCATCTGGAACGTCGCGTCTCGCCAGATCGGCCAGCGCCTCGGCGGCGGCGACTTTCATCGCTTCGTTGACCTGCGTCGCGCGCACGTCGAGTGCGCCACGGAAGATAAAGGGGAAGCCGAGTACGTTGTTGACCTGATTCGGGTAATCCGAGCGACCCGTCGCCATGATGACGGTATCGTCTCGAGCGGACTTCGCTTCCTCGTAGCCGATTTCGGGGTCCGGATTGGCCATCGCGAAGAGTATCGGATCGTCGGCCATCGAGCGAACCATCTCCGGTGAGACGATCCCGCCCGCAGAGAGGCCGACGAAAACGTCCGCGCCGACCATCGCGTCGGCCAGTTCCTCGCCCGGTCGATCGGACGCGAACTCCCGGTTGTACGGGTTCAGATCGCCCGCCTCTGCCCGCTCAGTTGTGAGAATCCCGTCGATATCGCACATCGTGATGTTCTCGCTGTCGATCCCGAGCGAGACGAAGAACCTGGCGGTGGCGACCGCTGCAGCGCCCGCGCCCGCGAAGGTAACCTCGAGATCTTCGAGATCCTTCTCGACGAGTTCGACGGCGTTCAACAGCGCGGCACCGCTGATGATCGCGGTTCCGTGCTGGTCGTCGTGAAAGACCGGAACGTCCATGCGCTCGCGAAGCCGTTCTTCGATCCGAAAGCAGTCGGGGGCGGCGATGTCCTCTAAGTTGACGCCGCCGAAGGTCGGTTCCATGGCCGCGACGGAATCGACGAACGCGTCCGGATCTTCGAGGTCGAGTTCGACGTCGAACACGTCGATATCGGCGAAGCGCTTGAAGAGCACGCCTTTTCCCTCCATGACCGGTTTCGACGCTTGCGCGCCGATATCGCCGAGTCCGAGTACGGCAGAGCCGTTCGAAACCACGCCGACGAGGTTCTCCTTTGCGGTGTACCGGTAGGCGTCGTCGGCGTTCGTCGCGATTTCGCGACACGGTCCCGCAACGCCCGGCGAGTAGGCGAGCGAGAGATCGCGCTGGGTATTCGTCGGCTTGGTCGTCCGGATTTCGATCTTTCCGGGCGGGTCGTCGCTGTGATAGTCGAGTGCGTCCTCTTCGAGTCCCATGGACA contains the following coding sequences:
- a CDS encoding DHH family phosphoesterase; this translates as MTRESAGGPGDDDGDSVVYDLAADCTADDLEEGSPYLAEINGIVDYGVFVDVSDSVSGLVHESVLDGTYRVGDELVVELESVRENGDIAFEPSDLENYTLETVSHDYTLTGTNRLEANVGDQIHLEGEVVQVKQTGGPTIFHVTDEYGVVPCAAFEEAGVRAYPSVEVGDVVRVTGSPERHEGSVQIEVDGLTTLDDEIEAEARERLEAALEERAQPHDVEPLIDWPAFEKLRPNLEEVATRLRRTVLEGRPIRVRHHADGDGMCAAVPVQIALERFIAEVHEDDNAPQHLVKRLPAKAPFYEMEDATRDLNFALEDREKHGQQLPLLLMLDNGSTAEDVPAYETLAHYDIPIVAIDHHHPDPDAVGELLDAHVNPYLHDEDYRITTGMLCVELARMIFPELTEELRHIPAVAGLSDRSKADAMDDYLALADEEGYDEDRLQDLSEALDYAAFWLRYNSGDQLITDLLQIDSDDEERHRDLVEFFADRARDEVDEQLEAAMAHLEHEDLANGAHLYRIDVENYAHRFTYPAPGKTTGEIHDRKIEETGDPVITVGYGPDFAVLRSDGVRLDIPVMVSELEEEVPGGGVSGGGHLVVGSIKFVKGKREEVIDALVEKMADADIDEELSTAAPIDD
- a CDS encoding NADP-dependent malic enzyme, coding for MGLEEDALDYHSDDPPGKIEIRTTKPTNTQRDLSLAYSPGVAGPCREIATNADDAYRYTAKENLVGVVSNGSAVLGLGDIGAQASKPVMEGKGVLFKRFADIDVFDVELDLEDPDAFVDSVAAMEPTFGGVNLEDIAAPDCFRIEERLRERMDVPVFHDDQHGTAIISGAALLNAVELVEKDLEDLEVTFAGAGAAAVATARFFVSLGIDSENITMCDIDGILTTERAEAGDLNPYNREFASDRPGEELADAMVGADVFVGLSAGGIVSPEMVRSMADDPILFAMANPDPEIGYEEAKSARDDTVIMATGRSDYPNQVNNVLGFPFIFRGALDVRATQVNEAMKVAAAEALADLARRDVPDAVRKAYGDQPLQFGPEYIIPKPLDPRVLFEVAPAVAEAAMETGAARTNIDLEAYVERLEARLGKSREMMRIVLNKAQNDPKRLALAEGGHEKIIRAAFQIAERGIADPVLIGDEDEIRSTAANLGLEFDPDVADPSSGSYDRYVETLYDGRKRKGVTRTEAEEMIRESNYFASAMVESGDADAMLTGLTHHYPSALRPPLQVIGTAEDADYAAGVYLLAFKNRVVFLADATVNQNPDEAVLAEVTRHTASLAERFNVEPRAALLSYSDFGSVDNDGTRKPRRAAELLRNDPDVEFPVDGEMQADTAVVEDMLTDTYEFSVLEKPANVLVFPNLEAGNICYKLLQRLGGAEAIGPMLVGMDKPVHVLQRDDEVTDIVNLAAVATVDAQRR